Below is a genomic region from Enterobacteriaceae bacterium ESL0689.
ATATTCGTCTCAGCTTGTTAGTTTTTTACAAAAATAATCCAGTGCGTTTTGTCGTTTTTGCCTGTTCGTTGGGTGATAACAGGTTTCTCGTCAGTCAGCGCGAGAATCTGGCTCACAGGGATTTGCGTTTCGTTCCACTTAAAAATCAGCACACCCTGTGGACGCAGAACGCGAAACGCTTCTTTAAATCCAGCCCGTAAATCGTCGCGCCATGTATCTTTATTCAAGCGACCATATTTCTTCCCCATCCATGCGTTATCACCAACCCGTACAAGATGAGGCGGGTCAAATACGACAACCGGAAAACTGGCATTAGCAAACGGCAGCGATTTAAAATCTGCGATAATATCAGGGCTGATTACCAGTTTTCGCCCGTCGCAGAGAGTGTACTGCTCTGCTCGAATATCGCTGAATATTGCCCGCGAGTCGTTTTTATCATGCCAAAACATGCGGGAGCCACAGCATACGTCTAAAATTACAGGTGCATCAGTCATCCCATGTCTCCAGCTCATCATGTATTGCGGCATCTATTTCTTCGGTTGTTGCATTTTTATTGAGATATTCTCTTGCTTCTCTTAAATATATCTCTCTGTTTTTATCTAAATAATTACTAAATTCTGGAGACCATTTTAAAACAGAACCATAAAAATCAAGTTTTGCTTTATTTTCTGCTAAATCTTCAGTCATGATAGTTGCAGTCGTTAGTGCGTATTCTTTGATATATCCGCGCAAATCCCTTTTACACCAGTACGGATTTTTAGCGGAATCACACAGAGGCTTAAATTCAACCTGCCAGCGCCTGATACAGCGTGCGGTTAGTGACTTTCTCATTCCGCACCTCTCCTGTTAAGACATCCCTCTTCACGTTCTTTGATATAAGCAATACCTCTGCAAATAAAATAACAAACAAAACTACCCGCCGCTATTATCGCACTACCTACAATTAATATTGTGCTGCCCATAGTTATTGCGGATAATATAACAATAACTAAAATAACCGCTATTGCACTTACGATAAAATCACTGATGGTTTCCATTTTATTTCACCATGCGTTTATGTTGTTTGATTTCGTTAATTTCTTTTTCAAGTTCCATAAGAAATTTTGTTACTTCACTCTCAATTTCTTTCCCTAATTCATCATCGAAATAAATTTTCTTTTTGAAATAAGATAAATCAGGGGGGAGGCGATCATCATAACTGACAAAATCACACCATTTGCGCCCCGTACACATCATTTGTCCATGCATCTGCAATAAATACTGCCGTTTTGGCTCTTCTGTTTTCAGTGTTTGCAGGTGCGTCCAGGTGTTGGGGCACTTTATTTCAATCAGGCCGTCATCATTAACCAGCCCATCAGGGCTTGCACCGAATCCAGCTATAACAGGGTGGTCAATAAGGCCGACTTCAGTTATTACAGCGTCAAACTCATTGAGCGAATACAGTTCACGCGCTACAGGCTCTAATTCAGTGCCACGTTGCATTGCGGCATTTGAATAACTCTCCTCGCGTTTTCCTGTCAGTCGCTGGCAAATTAGTTCCGCCATATAATTCTGTCGACTGGCTGAATAACCAGATTTTGTTTTTGCCATAATATCGCCAAGACGGCTTGCGGTAACTTTGCCGCAGCGTGCGGCGAACCATTCAGGTGTTCTCTGGTGCTGTTCCATTATTCTTTCTCCTGATTTTGAGTATTAACCGGAGCGGCGTTATCAATCGCCAGACTTATTTCATACATTCTGCGCTTTTCAGCCATGCCAAGAATTTGCTTTTCTTCATTACTTAACGCGACCCAAAACTCCTGAAATTTTACGGCACCAAGTCTGGCGGCAGATTCGCCCTGTGCTATAAGTGCCGGGCGGCGTTCGTCTGATTCGTGCCCTGCATGAACTTCAGCAGTTGTCCCCTCAATAACCCGCTCCGCCTCGTCCTGGTCAAAAATACCCGCAAATCCAAACGCCAGGCGTGCGCACTGAATCAGTGTTTTGTGGCGCAACATCCGGGTCGGGTGTGATTGCCAGGGCTGGGTATTCCTTTTACACTCGCCCATATATTCAGTAACGATAGTCGGGTGTTTACGGTCTTTCCGGTAAATTTTGCAGGTGCACGCGCCCTCGTCTTTATCGTAGGCAAACTCCATTCCGTCAAATTGCGGGTGTTCGTTAATAATTCGTGCCCAGCCGTCCACGCCCACTACCGGAACAATCCCGCCTTTATCGGGGAACGCATATATTTCTTTAGTCCAGGGGTTTAGCCCGTACTGATTAGCAACAATTAATAGCGCTGTGAATTGTTCGTCTGTAACGTTGCCGCCTTTAAATGCTGTATTTTTTAATGTGTTCATTAAATCTGTCCCGGCATCCATGCCAAGACGTGTAGCCAGCTTACCCGCCATTGTTAAAAGTGCTGTGCTCATAATTATTTTCCTTCAATGTTAATATTCACATGCCGACGAGCAATTGCTTCACTCATATAAACGATAAATTCCGATAATTTTTCCTGAAAATCACAATCATCATTAAAAGATTCAGAAATGGCTTTTATATTCTCTAAGTGTGACTTGAGTTTTTCTTTTACCATAGATTCAAAATGACATGGCTTTAGTATGTTTTCTAATTCCTGTGCTAATTTTGATACTGAATCATCATAATCAATGCGCGAATAATATCTATCCCATGCGGCATCTTCTGCTCTGTCATAATTAATATATGAGTTCATATTAATTAAACCTTATTTTTAAGATGATAAATAACCTGCCTGTAATAGCATGAAAATTACAATGCAGATTTGAAAATCAGTTAATAACAGGTTCGCCGTGAGAATTAATGTAAACCTCTACAAAACAATCAGTAATTCGTTTTGTTTCTGTCAGGTTAAATAAATATAGTTTTCCGTTTTTATTTGCTGAAGCGCGATATGTTTTCCCGTCATGCGCTATTAACATTCCAGGCTTAACGCAGCTTCTGATAACTGTTTGTGTATTATGCGGCTGTGTCATTATTCAGCCTCCACAAAATTGCCGTTCTCGTCCAGACGATACCAGGTATCCGGTTTAATATCGTTTTCGCCTACCAGACTGGCACGAACGTGAATTAAATTTCCGTCGTTATCACGATAACAGAGGATAATAGCACTACCACAGGAAGCCCTGGCCTTGCCGTCAATGCCAAATGAGGCTGCTATTGACTGCGATCCGGTGACCTCTGCCGCTGACTGGTAGCCGGTATTAGTGGCTGCTGACCGGTTGCCGGTATTGGTGGCCGCTGACTGGTCACCGGTATTAGTGGCTGCTGACCGGTTGCCGGTATTAGTGGCCGCTGACTGGTAGCCGGTATTGGTGGCCGCTGACTGGTCACCGGTATTAGTGGCTGCTGACCGGTTGCCGGTATTGGTGGCCGCTGACTGGTCACCGGTATTAGTGGCTGCTGACCGGTTGCCGGTATTGGTGGCCGCTGACTGGTCACCGGTATTAGTGGCTGCTGACCGGTTGCCGGTATTAGTGGCCGCTGACTGGTAGCCGGTATTGGTGGCCGCTGACTGGTCACCGGTATTAGTGGCTGCTGACCGGTTGCCATTCATGATCTTTTGTTCACGGGATTTATCAATTTTATTCCAAATCCACTCAATCCCACGTTGAATAAATTCTGGTAGTGTTAATTCAGCAGTAATAGTAATACTGGCACTGGCTATTTTAGTGTCACCGCGATCTGATTCGCGATCAATATCGCCAGAATTTATTACCTCTGCGTAACGGCTAATTGCAGGAGGATAATAATTAAAAACATCAAACGGCGATTCGCATGAATGAAATCCGGAGTTGCAAACCTCAACATTTCCCTCATGGTGATATGTTTTGCCAATTTCAAACTGGAAATCTCTACAAGTCAGATCTTTATTAAAACCTTTGTAAGTGACAATATTTTCATGATCCATAATAATTGCCTTAGTTTAATAAATGAAAGATTTAAAAAGGGCGGCTATCCGGCAGAACATTATCATCTTCCTCCTGTATATTGGTTGAAGATCCGGTAGCCGCCAAACTCACCCTCTACACACAACGGAAGTTCGTCACCATCGCAGTAATATTCGTAGCCGCGTCGATTAAATAGAAAAATCAAAGCATCAATTGGAGTATTAGCGTAAGAGCAATCCATTTTCATCCCTCTATTTTGTTATGCACTAAACAGAACCTTGTTTTCATTTCCATCGACACCCCAGTCAACGGCATCGTTTATTGCTCGATTATCTGTTGTCATTACAGGTCTCCTGTTGTGCCGTGTTTCTCGCGATTCACCCGGTGTTTCATACGCTCGCCGGTAGCTACTTCGTGGGCTTTCCTTGCCTTATCGCGTTTTAATGCGTTGTTTGGATGAGCTTATTAAAAACCATAGTTGTTTTAATGTCAACAACAATAGTTGTTATTTAAGTGGGATTAGTTTTATTTGGTTGTTTTAAAACGGAATTTATTTTTGTTTTTGAGAGTGCTATGTTTGAAAAAATATCAAGAATGAGTCGCGTGCTGGATTTGGAAATGGTCAACATGATGGCTCATGTAACTGGGGGGCCTCATGATGGAATTGTCGCTAGCAGCGCAGCAAGCCATCATCGACACGTTGGAGTAATGCCACAAAGAAGCCGGGAACGTGATCGGGACGATGGT
It encodes:
- a CDS encoding class I SAM-dependent methyltransferase: MTDAPVILDVCCGSRMFWHDKNDSRAIFSDIRAEQYTLCDGRKLVISPDIIADFKSLPFANASFPVVVFDPPHLVRVGDNAWMGKKYGRLNKDTWRDDLRAGFKEAFRVLRPQGVLIFKWNETQIPVSQILALTDEKPVITQRTGKNDKTHWIIFVKN
- a CDS encoding YqaJ viral recombinase family protein, whose translation is MEQHQRTPEWFAARCGKVTASRLGDIMAKTKSGYSASRQNYMAELICQRLTGKREESYSNAAMQRGTELEPVARELYSLNEFDAVITEVGLIDHPVIAGFGASPDGLVNDDGLIEIKCPNTWTHLQTLKTEEPKRQYLLQMHGQMMCTGRKWCDFVSYDDRLPPDLSYFKKKIYFDDELGKEIESEVTKFLMELEKEINEIKQHKRMVK
- a CDS encoding recombinase RecT; translation: MSTALLTMAGKLATRLGMDAGTDLMNTLKNTAFKGGNVTDEQFTALLIVANQYGLNPWTKEIYAFPDKGGIVPVVGVDGWARIINEHPQFDGMEFAYDKDEGACTCKIYRKDRKHPTIVTEYMGECKRNTQPWQSHPTRMLRHKTLIQCARLAFGFAGIFDQDEAERVIEGTTAEVHAGHESDERRPALIAQGESAARLGAVKFQEFWVALSNEEKQILGMAEKRRMYEISLAIDNAAPVNTQNQEKE
- a CDS encoding host-nuclease inhibitor Gam family protein, with product MNSYINYDRAEDAAWDRYYSRIDYDDSVSKLAQELENILKPCHFESMVKEKLKSHLENIKAISESFNDDCDFQEKLSEFIVYMSEAIARRHVNINIEGK